One genomic region from Desulfuromonas sp. TF encodes:
- the murB gene encoding UDP-N-acetylmuramate dehydrogenase, whose translation MTRSFIEKLQRTLAGKVLENEPLARHTTWRVGGTARIFIVPADHRDLLKALALLREAQVSWLPLGAGSNLLVRDGGIRGAVIHTVALRELHMEDGGMVRAGAGLPLMTLIRETSRRGLAGLEALAGIPGTVGGAVAMNAGAGGQELSGVLRSVILAGEEGEDEWSAERLNFGYRSSALPGDKVVTAAHLRFRPADAAALAKEVRTRIALRRDAQSVGAPNAGSVFKNPPGLSAWRLIDEAGLRGLTAGGAMVAQKHANFIVNRGGATAGDILALIHGIREKVLKQTGIELEPEVRIVGEEVS comes from the coding sequence GTGACTCGTTCATTCATTGAAAAACTGCAGAGGACTCTGGCCGGAAAGGTTCTGGAGAACGAACCCCTTGCCCGCCACACCACGTGGCGGGTGGGAGGGACGGCCCGGATCTTCATCGTTCCGGCGGACCACCGTGATCTGCTGAAGGCGCTGGCGCTGCTGCGCGAAGCGCAAGTGTCGTGGCTGCCCCTCGGCGCCGGCAGCAATCTGCTGGTCAGGGACGGAGGCATCCGGGGCGCGGTGATCCACACGGTCGCGTTGCGGGAGCTGCACATGGAAGACGGGGGGATGGTGCGGGCCGGCGCCGGTCTGCCCCTGATGACCCTGATCCGGGAAACGTCCCGCCGGGGTCTGGCGGGGCTGGAGGCACTGGCGGGAATTCCCGGGACGGTCGGCGGTGCGGTCGCCATGAACGCCGGCGCCGGCGGTCAGGAGCTGAGCGGGGTGCTGAGATCGGTCATCCTGGCCGGGGAAGAAGGGGAGGATGAGTGGTCCGCGGAGAGGCTGAATTTCGGTTACCGCTCCTCGGCGCTTCCGGGGGATAAAGTGGTAACGGCGGCGCACCTGCGCTTCCGTCCGGCCGATGCCGCGGCGCTGGCGAAGGAGGTCCGCACCCGAATCGCGCTCCGGAGGGATGCGCAGAGCGTCGGCGCCCCCAACGCCGGATCAGTCTTCAAGAATCCGCCCGGCCTTTCCGCCTGGCGCCTGATCGACGAAGCGGGGCTGCGGGGACTTACGGCCGGGGGGGCTATGGTGGCTCAGAAACACGCCAACTTCATCGTCAACCGCGGAGGCGCGACGGCCGGCGACATTCTGGCACTGATCCACGGCATCCGGGAAAAGGTTCTGAAGCAAACCGGCATCGAGCTGGAGCCGGAAGTGAGGATTGTGGGAGAGGAAGTTTCATGA
- the murG gene encoding undecaprenyldiphospho-muramoylpentapeptide beta-N-acetylglucosaminyltransferase: MKMLLAGGGTGGHLFPAVALAQRLLEQTPESEVLFVGTERGIESRILPELGLPLATIDIAGFAGKGIGGKLALIPRLFKSVHQSLRILDRFRPQVVVGVGGYASGPLLLAARLKGYPVLIHEQNAWPGLTNRLLARWAERICLSFAEADRAFHHGATVLTGNPLRRGMEDCPPISPDNPLLLVFGGSRGARAINEAMVRALPLLEEFRGRLGILHQTGAEDVEWTREEYRQAGWDPNGVVPFINDMADAYARAHLVLCRAGATTVAELTACGRPAIMVPYPHAAGDHQSANARALAHRGAALMLPQSELTAENIARIAGDLLRDRERLLNMAGVARSMGKRGASDLILRECRAIAKER, translated from the coding sequence ATGAAAATGCTGCTGGCCGGCGGCGGCACCGGCGGACATCTCTTCCCGGCCGTAGCCCTGGCCCAGCGCCTTCTGGAGCAGACGCCGGAGAGCGAAGTGCTCTTCGTCGGCACCGAACGGGGGATCGAGTCACGAATCCTGCCGGAACTCGGCCTTCCACTGGCGACCATCGATATCGCCGGGTTCGCCGGCAAGGGGATCGGGGGAAAGCTGGCCCTGATTCCCCGGCTCTTTAAAAGCGTGCACCAGTCACTGCGCATTCTCGACCGTTTCCGGCCTCAGGTCGTGGTTGGAGTCGGCGGATACGCATCGGGGCCGCTTCTGCTTGCGGCCCGTCTCAAGGGGTACCCGGTATTGATTCACGAGCAGAATGCCTGGCCCGGGCTGACCAATCGACTTCTGGCCCGGTGGGCGGAGCGGATCTGTCTCTCCTTTGCCGAGGCGGACCGGGCGTTCCATCACGGGGCCACAGTGCTGACCGGCAATCCGTTGCGCCGCGGCATGGAGGATTGTCCTCCCATCTCCCCGGATAACCCGCTGCTCCTGGTCTTCGGCGGCAGCCGGGGAGCCAGGGCCATTAACGAAGCCATGGTCCGTGCTCTGCCTCTTCTCGAGGAATTCCGGGGGCGGCTCGGCATTCTGCACCAGACCGGGGCTGAGGATGTGGAATGGACCCGGGAGGAATATCGACAGGCCGGCTGGGACCCGAACGGGGTGGTGCCGTTCATCAATGACATGGCCGACGCCTACGCCAGGGCCCACCTTGTTCTGTGCCGGGCCGGCGCAACGACGGTGGCCGAACTGACCGCCTGCGGTCGTCCGGCGATCATGGTGCCGTATCCCCATGCCGCCGGAGACCACCAGAGCGCCAATGCCCGGGCCCTGGCCCACAGGGGAGCGGCGTTGATGCTCCCCCAGTCCGAGCTTACGGCAGAGAACATCGCCCGGATCGCGGGAGACCTCCTCAGGGACCGGGAGCGGCTGCTGAACATGGCCGGCGTCGCCCGGTCGATGGGAAAAAGAGGGGCTTCCGACCTCATCCTGAGGGAATGCAGGGCGATAGCGAAGGAACGGTGA
- the murC gene encoding UDP-N-acetylmuramate--L-alanine ligase yields the protein MYGKIRKIHFIGIGGIGMSGIAEVLLNLGYQVSGSDLRETEITRRLGGLGGEIVYGHQAENVREVDVVVTSTAVKGDNPEVLEAHRRLIPVIPRAEMLAELMRMKFGIAVAGTHGKTTTTSMVATILSHAGIDPTAVIGGRLDSLGSNAKLGQGKFLVAEADESDGSFLHLSPTIAVVTNIDADHLDFYRDLDEIKEVFVDFINKVPFYGTAVLCLDDPNIQGIVPQVKKRFVTYGLAGQADFRATDIEHREDRTTFSVHHHDSRLGSLTLRMPGRHNVLNALAAVAVAVELDIPFAAIAEGMQDFGGVQRRFQVKYNEEGIMVVDDYGHHPAEIKATLAAARSGWDRRVVAVFQPHRFSRTRALFEDFLTAFYQADHVVVMDVYSAGEEPIPGVSSEALAAGIGEHGHKHVLHIAERDAVAAHLMSVVREGDIVITLGAGNVWQVGEQLIRHLKEKG from the coding sequence ATGTACGGAAAAATAAGAAAAATCCACTTTATCGGCATCGGCGGCATCGGCATGAGCGGGATAGCTGAAGTTCTTCTCAACCTTGGCTACCAGGTCTCCGGCTCCGATCTCAGGGAAACGGAGATCACCCGCAGGCTGGGCGGACTCGGAGGCGAGATCGTCTACGGACATCAGGCCGAAAACGTTCGAGAGGTGGACGTCGTGGTCACCTCCACCGCGGTGAAGGGCGACAACCCTGAAGTCCTCGAAGCACACCGCAGGCTCATCCCCGTCATCCCCCGGGCCGAAATGCTGGCGGAGCTGATGAGGATGAAGTTCGGCATCGCCGTGGCGGGAACCCACGGAAAGACGACGACCACCAGCATGGTCGCCACCATCCTTTCCCACGCCGGCATTGATCCGACGGCGGTGATCGGAGGCCGTCTCGACTCCCTCGGCTCCAACGCCAAACTGGGGCAGGGGAAGTTTCTGGTGGCCGAGGCGGACGAGTCGGACGGCTCCTTCCTCCACCTCTCGCCCACCATTGCCGTGGTGACCAACATCGATGCCGACCACCTTGATTTTTACCGGGACCTGGACGAGATCAAGGAAGTCTTCGTCGATTTCATCAACAAGGTCCCCTTTTACGGGACGGCGGTTCTGTGTCTCGATGATCCCAACATCCAGGGGATCGTGCCCCAGGTCAAGAAACGGTTCGTGACCTACGGGTTGGCCGGACAGGCGGACTTCAGGGCCACCGATATCGAGCACCGGGAGGATCGCACCACCTTTTCGGTGCACCATCACGACTCGCGCCTGGGTTCACTCACTCTGCGCATGCCGGGGCGGCACAATGTCCTGAACGCCCTGGCGGCCGTGGCCGTGGCCGTGGAGCTGGATATCCCCTTCGCCGCGATTGCCGAAGGAATGCAGGACTTCGGCGGGGTGCAGAGGCGTTTCCAGGTCAAGTACAACGAAGAGGGAATCATGGTGGTCGATGATTATGGACACCATCCCGCTGAAATCAAAGCGACCCTGGCGGCGGCCCGATCCGGCTGGGACCGAAGGGTGGTGGCGGTGTTCCAGCCTCATCGCTTCAGCCGCACCCGGGCCCTGTTCGAGGATTTTCTCACCGCCTTTTACCAGGCCGACCACGTGGTGGTCATGGATGTCTATTCGGCGGGAGAGGAGCCGATTCCCGGAGTGAGTTCCGAAGCACTGGCAGCAGGAATCGGCGAACACGGGCACAAGCATGTGCTCCACATCGCCGAGCGCGACGCTGTGGCGGCGCATCTGATGTCGGTTGTCCGGGAGGGGGATATCGTCATCACCCTGGGGGCGGGAAACGTCTGGCAGGTGGGGGAACAACTGATACGGCATCTGAAGGAAAAAGGGTGA